The following are from one region of the Amycolatopsis sp. QT-25 genome:
- a CDS encoding TetR/AcrR family transcriptional regulator C-terminal domain-containing protein yields MARKGTLDPAKITEAAVELLDEAGLAGLSTRRLAAKLGVSSPTLYWHVKDKAQLLDLVAEAICADAFEIDQNLPWREQLASGLRQFRALLLRHRDATALLRERPPAGPHRLGHLETTARILLEAGFSEKDAAGISRLLTAHVLASMETLPARKPDEEFFERLAAYPHVNRLGRAFARQTGEDVFALGVEVILDGLEARL; encoded by the coding sequence GTGGCCCGCAAAGGAACGCTCGATCCGGCCAAGATCACCGAAGCGGCCGTCGAGTTGCTCGACGAGGCCGGTCTCGCCGGGCTGAGTACCCGGCGCCTGGCGGCGAAGCTCGGCGTCAGTTCACCGACGTTGTACTGGCACGTGAAGGACAAGGCGCAACTGCTCGACCTCGTCGCCGAAGCGATCTGTGCCGACGCCTTCGAGATCGACCAGAACCTGCCGTGGCGCGAACAGCTCGCGAGCGGGCTCCGCCAGTTCCGCGCTTTGCTGCTGCGCCATCGGGACGCGACGGCGCTGCTGCGCGAGCGACCGCCGGCCGGGCCGCACCGGCTGGGTCACCTCGAGACGACCGCGCGGATCCTGCTGGAGGCGGGCTTCTCGGAGAAGGACGCCGCAGGCATCTCACGACTGCTCACCGCGCACGTCCTCGCCTCGATGGAAACCCTCCCCGCGCGGAAGCCGGACGAGGAGTTCTTCGAACGGCTCGCGGCCTACCCCCACGTGAACAGGCTCGGGCGGGCTTTCGCTCGCCAGACCGGCGAAGACGTCTTCGCGCTGGGCGTCGAGGTGATCCTGGACGGGCTCGAAGCCCGGCTCTAG
- a CDS encoding TIGR03767 family metallophosphoesterase → MSDISRRTFTAAGAAGIGLLLCTPTANALDRALARTSARAVRTAGTTLEAAAAPLKTGPDYTRLTAGPGWPLVVRGDLAAPKSGRDDRRRAMASFAQFTDLHFTDAESPARFEYLHPFVGSAHRPQETLGPVATTALVERVNTLKAGPFTGRPIDFMVTTGDNTDNHELIELEWFLKVLNGGTVNPTSGDPNTHEGVQTSGSSHYWNPGKPLDDAYTKKGFPQLPGLLGAASNIFTSPGLDVPWFCTFGNHDDSIVGTVPDFPGMDAWYTGRFKVIGKDETTSRKLAKAIGSGSGVPITELFGGSGTIREITPDERRRPFSTAEFVRHHLDSANTGPGPVGHGFSENNADGRNVYYTFRIAPGVVGLSLDTTTMAGLANGSIGLGQFTWVENTLKRNSSTYYDFFGRKVTQNVTDELFLLFSHHTSDTMGNVLPDARHPLEPRLNGDTFVSLLHRFPNVLAWVNGHTHHNKITPHVGKTAKQSFWEINTASHIDFPQHARIIEVADNADGTLSLFTTLIEAEAPYAAPYSDTSTQALASLYRELSYNDIHASLSAVGTARDQNTELLLPNPLA, encoded by the coding sequence ATGTCCGACATCTCGAGGCGCACCTTCACCGCGGCCGGCGCCGCCGGCATCGGCCTGCTGCTGTGCACGCCGACCGCCAACGCGCTCGACCGGGCACTGGCGCGCACCTCGGCCCGCGCGGTGCGTACCGCGGGCACCACCCTCGAAGCCGCGGCGGCCCCGCTGAAAACCGGTCCGGACTACACCCGGCTGACCGCGGGCCCCGGCTGGCCGCTCGTGGTACGGGGCGACCTCGCCGCGCCCAAATCCGGCCGCGACGACCGGCGCCGGGCGATGGCCTCGTTCGCGCAGTTCACCGACCTGCACTTCACCGACGCCGAAAGCCCGGCGCGGTTCGAATACCTGCACCCGTTCGTCGGCTCGGCGCACCGGCCGCAGGAGACCCTGGGACCGGTGGCGACGACGGCGCTGGTGGAGCGGGTCAACACGCTGAAGGCGGGCCCGTTCACCGGACGGCCGATCGACTTCATGGTCACCACCGGCGACAACACCGACAACCACGAGCTGATCGAGCTCGAATGGTTCCTCAAGGTGCTCAACGGCGGCACGGTCAACCCGACCTCGGGCGACCCGAACACGCACGAAGGCGTCCAGACGTCGGGCTCCTCGCACTACTGGAATCCCGGCAAGCCGTTGGACGACGCGTACACGAAGAAGGGCTTCCCGCAGCTGCCCGGCCTGCTCGGCGCGGCCTCGAACATCTTCACCTCGCCCGGTCTCGACGTCCCGTGGTTCTGCACCTTCGGCAACCACGACGACAGCATCGTCGGTACCGTGCCGGACTTTCCGGGGATGGACGCCTGGTACACCGGCCGCTTCAAGGTGATCGGCAAGGACGAGACGACGTCGCGGAAACTCGCCAAGGCGATCGGCTCCGGCTCCGGCGTCCCGATCACGGAGCTGTTCGGCGGTTCCGGCACGATCCGCGAAATCACCCCGGACGAGCGGCGGCGGCCGTTCAGCACGGCGGAATTCGTGCGGCACCACCTCGATTCGGCCAACACCGGCCCCGGCCCGGTCGGCCACGGGTTCAGCGAGAACAACGCCGACGGGCGGAACGTGTACTACACCTTCCGCATCGCGCCGGGCGTCGTCGGCCTCAGCCTCGACACCACGACGATGGCCGGGCTGGCCAACGGGTCCATCGGGCTCGGGCAGTTCACCTGGGTGGAGAACACGCTCAAGCGCAACAGTTCGACGTACTACGACTTCTTCGGGCGCAAGGTCACGCAGAACGTGACGGACGAGTTGTTCCTCCTTTTCAGCCACCACACCAGCGACACCATGGGCAACGTGCTGCCGGACGCGCGCCACCCGCTGGAGCCGCGGCTCAACGGCGACACGTTCGTCTCGCTGCTGCACCGGTTCCCGAACGTGCTGGCGTGGGTCAACGGGCACACGCACCACAACAAGATCACCCCGCACGTCGGCAAGACCGCGAAGCAGAGCTTCTGGGAGATCAACACCGCTTCGCACATCGACTTCCCGCAGCACGCGCGGATCATCGAGGTCGCCGACAACGCCGACGGCACGCTTTCGCTGTTCACGACGCTGATCGAGGCGGAAGCCCCGTACGCGGCTCCCTACTCGGACACTTCGACGCAAGCGCTTGCGTCGCTGTACCGGGAGCTTTCGTACAACGACATCCACGCCTCGCTGTCCGCCGTCGGCACCGCCCGGGACCAGAACACCGAACTCCTCCTCCCGAACCCCCTCGCCTGA
- a CDS encoding C39 family peptidase, with protein sequence MRRRGLVTLLTIATMTAVTAQTAEAGPGRPDDESIDHHEWSGHHGFRDGRLEGLDLDHGALRIDRPIGTIEHTEPELGTTKTYEYGQWTSRSHTQGFDASQLVASWNAKTPAKTWLEVEAKGRTAAGAETAWYVMGRWAGGDADIKRTSVDGQSDANAAVEVDTLVMKAGVALRSYQLRVSLYREAGSRATPSVTSVGAMTSLVPDRFEVEATEPGRAAGIELKVPAYAQNIHKGQFPEYGGGGENWCSPTSTEMVVEYWGKRPKRADMTWIPEGYVDPTVAYAARYTFDYAYDGTGNWPFNTAYAASLGLRGHITRLHSLTELESYIARGIPVITSQSFKAEELDGAGYGTAGHIMVVVGFTKDGDVIANDPAASSNDRVRNVYKRHQFETIWQRTKRYNTNGGVSSGPGGIAYLITPGH encoded by the coding sequence ATGCGCAGACGAGGGCTGGTCACGTTGCTGACGATCGCGACGATGACCGCGGTGACGGCACAGACGGCGGAAGCGGGTCCCGGCCGGCCGGACGACGAGTCGATCGACCATCACGAATGGTCCGGTCACCACGGGTTCCGGGACGGCAGGCTGGAAGGGCTCGATCTCGACCACGGCGCGCTGCGCATCGACCGCCCGATCGGCACCATCGAACACACCGAACCCGAACTCGGCACCACCAAGACCTACGAATACGGCCAGTGGACGTCGAGAAGTCACACGCAGGGCTTCGACGCCTCCCAGCTGGTCGCTTCCTGGAACGCGAAGACGCCGGCCAAGACCTGGCTCGAGGTCGAGGCGAAGGGCCGCACCGCCGCGGGCGCCGAGACCGCCTGGTACGTCATGGGCCGCTGGGCAGGCGGGGACGCCGACATCAAGCGCACCAGCGTCGACGGTCAGAGCGACGCCAACGCCGCCGTCGAAGTCGACACGCTGGTCATGAAGGCGGGCGTCGCGCTCCGCTCGTACCAGCTGCGGGTCAGCCTGTACCGCGAGGCCGGTTCCCGCGCCACGCCCTCGGTGACGTCGGTCGGCGCGATGACGTCGCTGGTCCCGGACCGGTTCGAGGTCGAGGCGACCGAACCGGGCCGCGCCGCCGGCATCGAGCTCAAGGTGCCCGCCTACGCGCAGAACATCCACAAAGGACAATTCCCGGAGTACGGCGGTGGCGGCGAGAACTGGTGCAGCCCCACGTCCACCGAAATGGTCGTCGAGTACTGGGGCAAACGGCCCAAGCGCGCGGACATGACATGGATCCCGGAGGGTTACGTCGATCCGACCGTCGCGTACGCCGCCCGCTACACGTTCGACTACGCCTACGACGGAACGGGCAACTGGCCGTTCAACACCGCGTACGCCGCTTCGCTCGGACTGCGTGGGCACATCACCCGTTTGCACTCCTTGACCGAACTCGAAAGCTACATCGCGCGCGGCATCCCGGTGATCACGTCGCAGTCGTTCAAGGCCGAGGAACTCGACGGCGCGGGCTACGGCACCGCCGGGCACATCATGGTCGTCGTCGGCTTCACGAAGGACGGTGACGTGATCGCGAACGACCCGGCGGCGAGCAGCAACGACCGCGTCCGGAACGTCTACAAACGACACCAGTTCGAGACGATCTGGCAGCGCACCAAGCGGTACAACACGAATGGCGGTGTTTCGAGCGGTCCTGGCGGGATCGCCTACCTCATCACTCCGGGGCACTGA
- a CDS encoding FAD-binding oxidoreductase → MTELIDHRLRRSWTPEAGDAAHLPAKALRWLVQRIGPLGSAAPFAEIPALSVPDPALGEQPKRDLEELVGADHVLVGPEERLARAGGLSYLDLIRRRGFGDFPVPDAVVLPENPAEVQSVLEICARHDVGVVPFGGGTSVVGGVSALRGDKSAVIALDLTRLDELVSVDPVSRIAVLRAGVTGPEADRLLAAHGFTLGHVPQSYERATIGGFAATRSAGQASSGYGRFEDMVTGVRLATPRGEWKLGVAPASAAGPDLRHLAIGSEGALGVITEVTLRVRPVPEVRRYEGYVLDGWENGAAAVRELAQRHVLADVTRLSDVEESEVSLALNDSLKTKALRRYLKARGVHAPCLLIVGWEGASKREVARRRQETTRVLASSGAVRIGAALGESWRRGRFSGPRQRDALMDNGVCVETLETAAYWAELSDLRDAVRAALTATLGKAIIMCHVSHAYETGASLYFTVLTARDETDPIGQWRRAKAAASEAITGIGTISHHHAVGVDHTPYLAAEIGSLGVEVLRAAKKAVDPTGILNPGKLL, encoded by the coding sequence GTGACGGAGCTTATTGACCACCGGTTAAGACGATCCTGGACGCCCGAAGCCGGTGACGCGGCCCACCTTCCGGCGAAAGCCCTGCGGTGGCTCGTCCAGCGTATCGGCCCGCTGGGCTCGGCGGCGCCGTTCGCGGAGATTCCCGCCTTGTCCGTTCCCGATCCGGCGCTGGGCGAACAGCCGAAACGAGACCTCGAAGAGCTCGTCGGCGCCGACCACGTCCTGGTGGGCCCGGAGGAACGGCTCGCGCGGGCCGGCGGTCTGTCCTATCTGGACCTGATCCGGCGCCGGGGCTTCGGTGATTTTCCGGTGCCGGACGCCGTCGTCCTGCCGGAGAATCCCGCCGAAGTCCAGTCGGTACTGGAAATCTGTGCCCGGCACGACGTCGGCGTCGTCCCGTTCGGCGGCGGGACGTCGGTGGTCGGCGGGGTTTCGGCGCTGCGCGGGGACAAGAGCGCGGTGATCGCGCTCGACCTCACCAGGCTCGATGAGCTGGTGTCCGTGGATCCCGTGTCCCGGATCGCGGTCCTGCGGGCGGGGGTCACCGGCCCGGAGGCCGATCGGTTGCTCGCCGCGCACGGCTTCACCCTCGGGCACGTGCCCCAGTCCTACGAACGCGCCACCATCGGCGGCTTCGCCGCGACCCGGTCCGCCGGGCAGGCCTCGTCGGGTTACGGCCGGTTCGAGGACATGGTCACGGGCGTCCGGCTCGCGACCCCCCGCGGCGAGTGGAAGCTCGGCGTCGCGCCGGCTTCGGCCGCCGGACCCGACCTGCGGCACCTCGCCATCGGCAGCGAAGGCGCGCTCGGCGTGATCACCGAGGTCACCCTTCGCGTCCGCCCGGTGCCGGAAGTGCGGCGCTACGAGGGCTACGTCCTGGACGGCTGGGAGAACGGCGCCGCCGCGGTCCGCGAACTCGCCCAGCGGCACGTGCTCGCGGACGTCACCCGGCTGTCCGATGTGGAGGAAAGCGAGGTTTCGCTGGCCCTCAACGACAGCTTGAAGACCAAGGCGCTGCGCCGGTATCTCAAGGCGCGGGGAGTCCACGCGCCTTGCCTGCTGATCGTCGGCTGGGAGGGCGCGTCGAAACGCGAAGTCGCCCGGCGCCGCCAGGAGACCACCCGGGTGCTGGCGTCGTCCGGTGCCGTCCGCATCGGCGCCGCCCTCGGCGAATCCTGGCGCCGTGGCCGGTTTTCCGGGCCTCGGCAGCGGGATGCGTTGATGGACAACGGCGTCTGTGTCGAAACCCTGGAAACCGCCGCCTACTGGGCGGAATTGAGTGACCTGCGTGACGCCGTCCGCGCCGCGCTCACCGCGACCCTCGGCAAGGCGATCATCATGTGCCACGTCTCGCACGCCTACGAGACGGGCGCGTCGCTGTACTTCACCGTGCTCACCGCACGCGACGAGACCGACCCGATCGGTCAGTGGCGGCGGGCGAAGGCGGCGGCGTCCGAGGCGATCACCGGGATCGGCACCATTTCGCACCACCACGCCGTCGGCGTCGACCACACGCCCTATCTGGCGGCGGAAATCGGGTCGCTCGGTGTCGAAGTGCTGCGAGCGGCGAAGAAGGCCGTCGACCCGACCGGGATCCTCAATCCCGGAAAGCTGCTCTGA
- a CDS encoding TetR/AcrR family transcriptional regulator has product MSDDVLLDAAKKCVLAVGVRRTTLAEIARTAKVSRMTVYRRFPDVRSVLATLMTREFGGLLQGAAEPGVEPANSREKLVQSSSAAVAALSGDPLFRTLLDLDPELVLPYIVERLGKTQRFAEGVILHLLRSGHEDGSIRKGDLPSQARTLLLLIQSFAFSYRPATSDVDEKKLLTEFAHVLDAALRP; this is encoded by the coding sequence GTGTCCGACGACGTTCTGCTCGACGCCGCGAAGAAGTGCGTGCTCGCCGTCGGCGTGCGGCGGACCACCCTCGCCGAGATCGCGCGGACCGCGAAGGTCAGCCGGATGACCGTGTACCGCCGGTTCCCGGACGTGCGCAGTGTGCTCGCGACGCTCATGACCCGCGAGTTCGGCGGACTGCTGCAGGGTGCCGCCGAACCGGGCGTCGAACCGGCCAACTCCCGCGAGAAGCTCGTGCAGAGTTCGTCGGCCGCCGTCGCCGCGCTGTCGGGTGATCCGCTGTTCCGCACACTGCTGGACCTCGACCCCGAACTGGTGCTGCCCTACATCGTCGAGCGGCTCGGGAAGACCCAGCGCTTCGCCGAGGGCGTCATCCTGCACCTGCTGCGCTCCGGCCACGAAGACGGCTCCATCCGCAAGGGTGACCTGCCTTCCCAGGCCCGTACCCTGTTGCTGCTCATCCAATCCTTCGCGTTCTCCTACCGCCCCGCCACGTCGGACGTGGACGAGAAGAAGCTGTTGACGGAGTTCGCCCACGTGCTCGACGCGGCGTTGCGGCCGTGA
- a CDS encoding glycerol-3-phosphate dehydrogenase/oxidase encodes MTPGSLNALRRERELTALAGGERVDLVVVGGGVTGAGIALDAAARGLSVALVEAYDLAYGTSRWSSKLVHGGLRYLAKGDLALAHESAVERGILLTRTAPHLTRAIPQLFPLYRKTSRGQQAFIMTGLVAGDGLRRAAGTPASVLPRPRSIPAAEALALAPGLTPRGLRGALLAYDGALTDDARLVVSLARTAASRGAKILTKVEALRLDAESVLARDRLTGQEIEIRARQVINATGVWAGELTESVRLRPSRGSHLILASGAARIGATSVNVPVPGENNRFVFLLPQPDGRVFVGVTDEPIDGAVPRVPSVPESDVDFLLEVASTAFTRPLTRADVAGSYAGLRPLIEGRGGLGSKPSSPLRAHRRSADLSRKHAVVTGADGVLTVVGGKLTTYRKMAEDAVDAALKRSGLLAGPSTTSRLPLLGATPRDRLSTVDAPARLVAKYGTEAPRVAALGEVDPELGLPLFEGTEISAAEVVWAVRHEGALDVEDVLERRTRLGLVAPEAEAARARVRELVDKSLTGLS; translated from the coding sequence GTGACGCCCGGCTCGCTCAACGCACTCCGGCGCGAACGGGAGCTCACGGCGCTGGCCGGCGGTGAGCGGGTCGACCTGGTGGTGGTCGGCGGGGGTGTCACCGGCGCCGGGATCGCGCTCGACGCGGCCGCGCGCGGGCTCTCGGTGGCCCTCGTCGAGGCGTACGACCTGGCGTACGGGACGTCGCGCTGGTCCAGCAAACTGGTCCACGGCGGCCTCCGGTACCTGGCCAAGGGCGACCTGGCGCTGGCGCACGAAAGCGCCGTCGAGCGCGGGATTCTGCTGACCCGTACCGCCCCGCACCTCACCAGGGCGATCCCGCAGTTGTTCCCCCTGTACCGCAAGACCTCCCGTGGCCAGCAGGCGTTCATCATGACGGGCCTGGTCGCCGGTGACGGCCTCCGCCGGGCCGCCGGGACACCGGCGTCGGTACTGCCGCGGCCGAGGTCGATCCCGGCCGCGGAGGCGCTGGCGCTCGCGCCCGGCCTGACGCCGCGAGGCCTGCGCGGCGCGTTGCTGGCCTACGACGGAGCGCTGACCGACGACGCGCGGCTCGTGGTGAGCCTGGCTCGCACGGCGGCGTCACGCGGCGCGAAGATCCTGACGAAGGTGGAGGCGCTTCGGCTCGACGCGGAATCCGTACTGGCCCGGGACCGGCTCACCGGGCAGGAGATCGAGATCCGCGCCCGTCAGGTGATCAACGCGACGGGCGTCTGGGCGGGCGAACTGACGGAGTCGGTGCGGCTGCGGCCGTCTCGCGGCTCGCACCTCATCCTGGCCTCGGGAGCGGCGCGGATCGGCGCGACGTCGGTCAACGTACCCGTCCCCGGGGAGAACAACCGGTTCGTCTTCCTGCTGCCGCAGCCCGATGGCCGCGTGTTCGTCGGGGTCACCGACGAACCGATCGACGGCGCCGTCCCGCGAGTGCCGTCCGTACCGGAGTCCGATGTGGACTTCCTGCTCGAAGTGGCGTCCACCGCGTTCACCCGGCCACTGACCCGCGCCGACGTCGCGGGCTCCTACGCCGGGCTGCGGCCGCTGATCGAAGGCCGTGGTGGTCTCGGCTCGAAGCCCTCTTCCCCGCTGAGAGCCCACCGGAGGAGCGCGGATCTCTCGCGCAAGCACGCGGTGGTGACCGGCGCGGACGGCGTGCTCACCGTCGTCGGCGGCAAGCTGACGACGTACCGGAAGATGGCCGAGGACGCCGTCGACGCCGCGCTGAAGCGGTCCGGTCTGCTCGCCGGGCCGTCGACCACTTCACGGCTTCCGCTGCTCGGCGCGACACCACGGGACCGCCTGTCCACTGTGGACGCACCTGCCCGGCTGGTCGCGAAGTACGGCACCGAAGCGCCTCGAGTCGCTGCCCTCGGCGAGGTCGACCCGGAACTGGGGCTCCCCCTGTTCGAGGGCACCGAGATCAGCGCGGCGGAGGTCGTCTGGGCCGTGCGGCACGAAGGCGCGCTCGACGTCGAGGACGTGCTGGAGCGCCGCACCCGGCTCGGCCTGGTCGCCCCCGAAGCGGAGGCCGCCCGCGCCCGCGTCCGGGAACTCGTCGACAAATCGCTCACCGGCCTGTCCTGA
- a CDS encoding helix-turn-helix transcriptional regulator encodes MSPVRRGQELPIYNRLPVLRAERGLSRAALAAAVEVNPQTIGALERGDHYPSLDLAFRLCAVFDLPVEAVFSREPFTPLSTQVYREGGA; translated from the coding sequence ATGAGCCCGGTCAGACGCGGCCAAGAGCTGCCGATCTACAACCGGCTGCCCGTGCTCCGGGCGGAGCGCGGACTGAGCAGGGCCGCCCTCGCGGCGGCCGTCGAGGTCAATCCGCAGACCATCGGCGCGCTCGAGCGGGGCGACCATTACCCGAGCCTGGACCTGGCGTTTCGGCTCTGCGCGGTGTTCGACCTCCCGGTCGAGGCCGTGTTCAGCCGCGAACCGTTCACGCCACTGTCCACTCAGGTCTACCGGGAGGGGGGAGCATGA
- a CDS encoding ATP-binding cassette domain-containing protein produces MSEGKLEIDRISKKYGAKVALDEVSFEVQPGELFGFVGSNGAGKTTTMRIVLGVLSADSGQVRLGGAPITHETRTHIGYMPEERGLYPKMKVLEQLVYLAELHGMSANDAHRSAENWIARLGLTERRKDEVQKLSLGNQQRVQLAAALVHDPRVLVLDEPFSGLDPLAVDVMSGVLREKAATGVPVVFSSHQLDLVERLCDLVGIIRSGRMVASGTVGELTADAGNGLVVTAPNAAPGWASAVPGVRSVEQNGPTAILELEAGADDQAVLAAALATGPVTEFTKRRRSLTELFRDAVAEKPAAQGVSA; encoded by the coding sequence ATGAGCGAGGGGAAACTGGAGATCGACCGGATCTCCAAGAAGTACGGCGCGAAGGTCGCGCTGGACGAGGTGAGCTTCGAGGTCCAGCCCGGTGAGCTGTTCGGGTTCGTCGGCAGCAACGGCGCGGGCAAGACCACCACGATGCGGATCGTCCTCGGGGTACTGTCGGCCGACTCCGGGCAGGTGCGCCTCGGTGGCGCCCCGATCACCCACGAGACCCGCACTCATATCGGCTACATGCCGGAGGAACGCGGGCTGTACCCGAAGATGAAGGTGCTGGAGCAGCTGGTCTACCTCGCCGAACTGCACGGGATGTCGGCCAACGACGCCCATCGCAGCGCCGAGAACTGGATCGCCAGGCTCGGGCTGACCGAACGGCGCAAGGACGAGGTCCAGAAGCTGAGCCTCGGCAATCAGCAGCGCGTGCAGCTCGCGGCCGCGCTGGTGCACGATCCGCGGGTGCTGGTGCTGGACGAGCCGTTCTCCGGCCTCGACCCGCTGGCCGTGGACGTGATGAGCGGCGTGCTGCGCGAGAAGGCCGCGACCGGGGTGCCGGTGGTCTTCTCCAGCCATCAGCTGGATCTGGTCGAGCGGCTGTGCGACCTGGTCGGCATCATCCGAAGTGGACGGATGGTCGCCTCCGGCACCGTCGGGGAGCTGACCGCGGACGCGGGCAACGGGCTCGTCGTCACCGCGCCGAACGCCGCGCCCGGCTGGGCCTCGGCCGTTCCCGGTGTCCGCTCGGTCGAGCAGAACGGCCCGACGGCGATCCTCGAACTCGAAGCGGGCGCCGACGACCAGGCCGTGCTCGCCGCGGCACTGGCCACCGGCCCGGTCACCGAGTTCACCAAACGCAGGCGTTCGCTGACCGAACTCTTCCGCGACGCCGTCGCCGAGAAGCCGGCGGCACAAGGAGTTTCCGCATGA
- a CDS encoding ABC transporter permease has translation MNTVSSWRAVRLIAKRELNTRLRTRSFVIGTAVLLVILMGYVLLQSTLIGDEDKSKVGLFGQTAGIAQQLQTAGAALDEKIETVTVADPAQGRAQVENGDLDALLSGNATELKVLVKSDLDTKLRALLNGVSQQEVLNGILSESQESPEQVMRTVHQTQVEVDSIKPPDPEKSQRMVIGLIVAVLLYMSIVTYGTLVAQGVVEEKSSRVVEILLSTVRPWHLLLGKVIGLGLVGLTQLVIIGGAGLIVASATNVLTLSGVATGALLWGVVWYLLGFLLYATVYGAMGSLVSRQEDTQSVIGPVNIVLILGFVVGFNLLTQAPDGTGTKVLSLVPLLSPVLMPARIAAGTVEVWEIALSLGLTVAAIALFTWLGARIYQNSVLRVGSRIKLTEALRG, from the coding sequence ATGAACACCGTATCTTCGTGGCGCGCGGTCCGGCTCATCGCCAAACGCGAGCTGAACACCCGGCTGCGCACCCGCTCCTTCGTGATCGGCACCGCCGTGCTGCTGGTCATCCTGATGGGGTACGTGCTGCTGCAGTCCACGCTGATCGGCGACGAGGACAAGAGCAAGGTCGGGCTGTTCGGCCAGACCGCCGGAATCGCGCAGCAGCTCCAGACGGCGGGCGCGGCACTCGACGAGAAGATCGAGACCGTCACGGTCGCCGACCCCGCGCAGGGCCGGGCGCAGGTCGAAAACGGCGATCTCGACGCGCTGCTGTCCGGCAACGCCACCGAGCTGAAGGTGCTCGTCAAGTCCGATTTGGACACCAAGTTGCGTGCCCTGCTGAACGGTGTTTCCCAGCAGGAGGTACTGAACGGCATCCTTTCCGAATCCCAGGAGTCCCCTGAACAGGTGATGCGCACGGTCCACCAGACGCAGGTCGAGGTCGACTCGATCAAACCGCCGGATCCCGAGAAGTCGCAGCGGATGGTGATCGGGCTGATCGTGGCGGTGCTGCTGTACATGAGCATCGTGACCTACGGGACGTTGGTCGCCCAGGGCGTGGTCGAGGAGAAGTCCAGCCGGGTCGTGGAGATCCTGTTGTCCACCGTCCGGCCGTGGCATCTGTTGCTGGGCAAGGTGATCGGGCTCGGCCTGGTCGGGCTGACCCAGTTGGTGATCATCGGCGGCGCCGGGTTGATCGTCGCTTCGGCGACCAACGTGCTGACCCTGTCCGGGGTCGCGACGGGCGCGCTGCTGTGGGGTGTGGTGTGGTACCTGCTCGGCTTCCTGTTGTACGCCACCGTCTACGGCGCGATGGGCTCGCTGGTCTCGCGGCAGGAGGACACGCAGTCGGTGATCGGCCCGGTCAACATCGTGCTCATCCTCGGCTTCGTCGTCGGGTTCAACCTGCTGACGCAGGCGCCGGACGGCACGGGTACGAAGGTTCTTTCCTTGGTGCCGCTGCTCTCCCCGGTGCTGATGCCCGCCCGGATCGCGGCCGGGACCGTGGAGGTGTGGGAGATCGCGTTGTCACTCGGCCTGACGGTGGCCGCCATCGCCCTGTTCACCTGGCTGGGCGCGCGGATCTACCAGAACAGCGTCCTGCGGGTCGGCAGCCGGATCAAGCTGACCGAGGCCCTTCGCGGCTGA